A portion of the Paenibacillus hamazuiensis genome contains these proteins:
- a CDS encoding N-acetylmuramoyl-L-alanine amidase — protein MKKQTVLLISVLLILLAFPFQALAVSIVVDAGHGGSDPGAIGVNGLEEKAVNLDIARRLKDELTARGYDVSMTRDSDVFVSLGGRVEFTNDKQPDLFVSIHANSYSNPATRGAMVLYYDNAYPNPQYPASEEMKELTPQSKELAQDVLSSIVRSMGVTDKGLLPSSVYVVRMGQVPSILVETAFLSNRQDADMLADDGVRQQFADAIADGIEAYKPPVSDKAPNVLPDTIGHWVRDAVLRLNEKGIVEGVGNRFEPNRAMTRAEWVALMTRTLGTPAGQAAGCSSAGSASVTGAVYSCSAADKPSAAYKDLPATHWAYGIMTKAAAAGLINGYEDGTLRPDQPITRAEVAALFQRQLGSSFGPAWNGAASFKDVPADYWAAKSIYGLRAAGIIDGMSDTAFMPQRSMTRAEAAAMLDKYLNKSVPRK, from the coding sequence GTGAAGAAACAAACCGTTTTGCTGATAAGCGTCCTGCTCATCTTATTGGCATTTCCATTTCAGGCGCTTGCCGTCAGCATCGTGGTCGATGCGGGACACGGCGGGTCCGACCCCGGGGCGATAGGTGTGAACGGACTGGAGGAAAAAGCGGTCAACCTCGATATTGCCCGCAGACTAAAGGACGAGCTGACGGCCAGAGGATACGACGTCTCGATGACGCGCGACTCCGACGTGTTCGTCTCTCTCGGCGGACGGGTTGAATTTACGAACGACAAACAGCCGGATTTGTTCGTCTCGATTCATGCGAATTCCTACTCGAATCCGGCGACCCGGGGGGCGATGGTGCTCTATTACGACAATGCGTACCCGAACCCGCAATATCCGGCGAGCGAGGAAATGAAGGAGCTGACTCCGCAAAGCAAGGAGCTGGCGCAGGACGTGCTCTCCTCGATTGTCCGCAGCATGGGCGTAACCGATAAGGGGCTGCTGCCCAGCTCGGTGTATGTCGTTCGGATGGGGCAGGTTCCGAGCATTTTGGTGGAAACGGCGTTTTTATCCAATCGCCAGGATGCGGACATGCTCGCCGACGATGGGGTGCGGCAGCAGTTTGCCGATGCGATTGCGGACGGCATCGAAGCGTACAAACCGCCGGTCAGCGACAAAGCGCCGAACGTGCTGCCCGATACGATCGGGCACTGGGTACGCGATGCGGTGCTGCGGCTTAACGAGAAGGGCATCGTCGAAGGGGTCGGCAACCGCTTCGAGCCGAACCGGGCGATGACGCGCGCCGAATGGGTGGCGCTGATGACCCGCACGCTCGGGACCCCGGCGGGACAAGCCGCGGGGTGCTCCTCCGCCGGTTCGGCGTCGGTTACGGGCGCGGTCTACAGCTGCAGCGCGGCGGACAAGCCGTCCGCAGCGTACAAGGATTTGCCGGCCACCCACTGGGCGTACGGCATAATGACCAAAGCGGCCGCGGCCGGGCTCATTAACGGCTACGAGGACGGCACGCTGCGCCCGGATCAGCCGATTACGCGCGCCGAAGTGGCGGCGCTGTTTCAGCGCCAGCTCGGCTCCTCCTTCGGACCGGCCTGGAACGGCGCGGCGTCGTTCAAAGATGTGCCGGCCGACTATTGGGCGGCGAAATCGATCTACGGCCTTCGTGCGGCCGGGATCATTGACGGCATGAGCGATACGGCCTTCATGCCGCAGCGCAGCATGACCCGCGCGGAAGCGGCGGCGATGCTGGACAAGTATTTGAACAAATCCGTTCCCCGGAAGTGA
- a CDS encoding YobA family protein — protein MKEGCLFKRIFKLFGAGVFVVSILHVIVTYASDEALGNESPAKLTVLEDTPVYDAKSDENDPVGVIAAIQSVRVTGADRDELASSDPSEPGWYRVQTWLGEKWLRSGPSIVNGDYSAGELLVTFPGEMDVYDRPAEDGKNGARLSPQTVSAIGRLVVCNDAGDIGKASRSASSASSTNCQRWFHILTGQGEKWIHPAKAVEQYGSNRAKNLPSMSGSEGYSQLSSKIPKLEPLFARLGVEALTVYREKGSNYLEVRKLYHHREKLTEEEAEALKKALFEEIGGTFPLSITTYTLPADPDVTGKIVGLDKENRKVLIVNHEKRDGIENSHPDAVWVRLTADACIGQKVGIRRLTLDDLKAGQTVNAWSSKYRAMSYPAQTSAYELVIVEEAPPGVDGIPLGTILGLDLTRIDKIELEFEKGSQVVIQSAAALQAVSERMKHIGLKTANRDPDKSSYTMTLYQGNRKAVYPSNLWIQNLVYGPTALTNELDAFILTLK, from the coding sequence TTGAAGGAAGGCTGTCTCTTTAAGCGGATTTTCAAACTGTTTGGAGCGGGAGTGTTTGTCGTATCCATATTGCACGTTATCGTAACCTACGCGAGCGACGAGGCGCTCGGAAACGAATCGCCGGCGAAGCTGACTGTGCTCGAGGATACACCCGTTTACGATGCCAAGTCCGACGAAAATGATCCTGTCGGCGTCATTGCCGCTATCCAGTCGGTCCGCGTAACCGGAGCTGACCGGGATGAATTGGCCTCCTCGGATCCGTCCGAGCCCGGCTGGTATCGCGTGCAAACGTGGCTAGGTGAAAAATGGCTGCGAAGCGGACCTTCGATCGTGAATGGCGATTACTCGGCTGGCGAGCTGCTGGTGACGTTCCCGGGGGAAATGGATGTCTATGATCGGCCCGCCGAAGACGGCAAAAACGGCGCCCGGCTTTCCCCGCAGACGGTGTCCGCGATCGGCCGGCTCGTTGTCTGCAATGATGCCGGCGATATCGGCAAGGCAAGCCGCTCCGCTTCGTCCGCTTCGTCAACGAACTGCCAGCGCTGGTTTCACATTTTAACCGGTCAAGGGGAAAAATGGATTCACCCGGCCAAAGCCGTCGAACAATACGGTTCAAATCGGGCTAAAAACCTGCCCTCGATGTCAGGTTCAGAAGGCTATTCTCAGCTTTCTTCGAAAATCCCGAAGCTGGAACCGCTTTTTGCCCGATTGGGCGTGGAGGCGTTAACAGTGTACCGGGAAAAAGGCAGCAATTATTTGGAAGTCCGCAAACTATACCACCATCGCGAAAAATTAACGGAAGAGGAAGCCGAGGCGCTGAAAAAAGCTCTGTTCGAAGAGATCGGCGGAACCTTCCCGCTCTCCATTACAACTTATACGCTTCCTGCCGATCCCGATGTAACGGGAAAAATCGTCGGATTGGATAAAGAGAATCGAAAAGTGCTCATTGTCAACCACGAGAAGAGGGATGGTATTGAAAATTCCCATCCTGATGCGGTTTGGGTACGTCTGACCGCAGATGCCTGCATAGGGCAAAAAGTCGGGATTCGCCGGCTGACGTTGGACGATCTCAAAGCAGGGCAAACCGTCAATGCCTGGAGCAGCAAATATAGAGCGATGAGTTATCCGGCTCAAACTTCCGCTTATGAGCTTGTCATCGTCGAAGAAGCTCCCCCGGGGGTGGACGGCATTCCGCTCGGCACGATACTCGGCCTCGATTTGACGCGCATCGATAAAATCGAGCTGGAATTCGAGAAGGGAAGCCAGGTCGTCATTCAATCCGCAGCCGCTCTACAGGCCGTCTCCGAACGGATGAAGCACATCGGGCTGAAAACAGCGAATCGTGATCCTGACAAAAGTTCATACACCATGACGTTATACCAAGGGAATCGGAAAGCCGTTTATCCAAGCAATTTATGGATTCAGAACCTTGTCTACGGCCCGACGGCTTTAACGAACGAGCTGGATGCGTTCATTTTGACGTTAAAGTAA
- a CDS encoding DUF4321 domain-containing protein, with translation MKKNTLTLVLLILLGVAAGTLVGQMLAAVPAFAFITKPVVDISWQPKADLIVLKYDLQLWVKLNLISIVGIAAAIWIYRRL, from the coding sequence TTGAAGAAAAACACGTTGACTCTTGTTCTTTTGATCCTCTTAGGGGTTGCCGCCGGAACGTTGGTCGGGCAAATGCTGGCGGCCGTGCCGGCTTTCGCTTTTATCACAAAACCCGTCGTCGACATATCGTGGCAGCCGAAAGCCGATCTGATTGTGCTCAAATACGATTTGCAGCTTTGGGTTAAGCTAAACTTAATCAGCATTGTCGGTATAGCCGCCGCCATCTGGATTTATCGCCGATTATAA
- a CDS encoding SPOR domain-containing protein — MKKGRITYRFNNGQREEIMRETDESKVIPLYKEEFEVKEETYREAAGGQPAPPAAAPRQPAEIFDTQPLNPYTTDYGAWKSPFEAEADRIEKIIRNSQPRREEYEPETGYYERHSRYEEPLRDHQYYVPEENVRYNKPPVGSWLKITASVTGAVVTGVAFGFFVLSMFSDRDEGSKTNQAAGTAIPQVSAPASASKMTAADSGKTSADKAAAATSAAGSASAATAVVNIGSQSYTFLQAGVFSSQQGAESAQTDLKKKGFGGAVDSGDKFTVYAGMALTRDDALGISQQLKQKNTEVMIKNVELPALTKVKWSGKQTDALQNCLTQGAKLIQLIGSLAQPHLTEAKPTALDEKALAAVKTAHQTWSGQHAGMHDGLPENAKATHQRMITAMNTAITALDEYKKNPAPSYLWQAQSAMMQYTLSDKELRKAISAE; from the coding sequence ATGAAAAAGGGACGCATCACTTACCGTTTTAACAACGGACAGCGCGAAGAAATTATGCGAGAGACGGATGAAAGCAAAGTCATCCCGCTTTATAAAGAAGAGTTTGAAGTGAAGGAAGAAACGTACCGCGAAGCGGCGGGCGGGCAGCCGGCGCCTCCCGCGGCGGCGCCTCGGCAGCCTGCGGAAATTTTCGATACGCAGCCGCTTAACCCATATACAACGGACTACGGGGCATGGAAAAGCCCGTTCGAAGCCGAAGCGGACCGGATCGAGAAGATCATCCGCAATTCGCAGCCGCGCCGGGAGGAGTACGAGCCGGAAACCGGTTATTACGAGCGGCACAGCCGCTACGAGGAACCGCTCCGCGATCATCAGTATTACGTGCCGGAGGAGAATGTCCGCTACAATAAGCCTCCGGTCGGGTCCTGGCTGAAAATAACGGCGTCGGTTACCGGAGCGGTCGTCACCGGCGTAGCGTTCGGCTTCTTCGTGCTTTCGATGTTTTCCGATCGGGACGAAGGCTCGAAGACAAATCAGGCGGCCGGCACGGCTATCCCGCAAGTATCGGCCCCGGCGTCCGCCTCGAAGATGACGGCCGCCGATTCGGGGAAAACGTCCGCGGACAAGGCGGCTGCCGCCACATCGGCGGCAGGCTCCGCAAGCGCGGCGACGGCTGTGGTCAACATCGGATCGCAATCGTACACGTTCCTTCAGGCCGGCGTGTTCAGCTCCCAGCAGGGGGCGGAGTCCGCGCAGACGGATTTGAAAAAGAAAGGCTTCGGCGGAGCCGTCGACAGCGGCGATAAATTTACCGTATATGCCGGCATGGCGCTGACCCGCGACGACGCGCTCGGCATCAGCCAGCAGCTGAAGCAAAAAAATACGGAAGTGATGATCAAAAACGTCGAGCTGCCCGCTTTGACCAAGGTCAAGTGGAGCGGCAAGCAGACCGACGCGCTGCAAAACTGCCTGACGCAGGGAGCAAAGCTGATTCAGCTGATCGGCAGCCTCGCCCAGCCGCACCTGACCGAAGCGAAGCCGACTGCGCTGGACGAAAAGGCGTTGGCCGCCGTCAAAACGGCGCATCAAACATGGTCCGGCCAGCACGCGGGTATGCACGACGGGCTCCCCGAGAATGCGAAAGCGACGCACCAGCGGATGATCACGGCGATGAACACGGCGATCACTGCGCTGGACGAATACAAGAAAAATCCGGCCCCGTCCTACCTGTGGCAGGCGCAGTCCGCGATGATGCAGTACACGCTCTCGGACAAGGAGCTGCGCAAGGCGATTTCCGCGGAGTAA
- a CDS encoding Maf family protein: MKLILASSSPRRQELIKMLNIPFEVVSNDVDESVSDVLSPREVVEELSLRKAREAFKRFSDSEAIFIGSDTIVAINGEILGKPEDDQDAYRMLKLIQGQTHQVYTGITCISAIKTITKSRLTEVKIKPLSDSKILNYINTGEPKDKAGSYAAQGIGATLIESIDGDYFNVVGLPISLLSDILEEEFNISVI; this comes from the coding sequence ATGAAATTAATCCTTGCTTCATCTTCACCTCGAAGACAAGAATTAATAAAAATGCTTAACATACCTTTTGAGGTTGTCTCAAACGACGTAGACGAGTCTGTAAGCGACGTATTGAGTCCGAGAGAGGTAGTGGAGGAACTTTCACTAAGAAAGGCGAGAGAGGCTTTTAAACGCTTCTCAGATAGTGAGGCGATATTTATCGGCTCTGACACGATAGTAGCAATAAATGGAGAAATTCTTGGAAAACCCGAGGATGACCAAGACGCATATAGAATGCTTAAGTTGATTCAAGGGCAAACTCATCAAGTCTATACTGGTATCACATGTATTTCAGCAATCAAAACTATTACAAAGAGTCGGCTTACAGAAGTAAAAATAAAGCCATTAAGCGACTCAAAAATATTGAACTATATAAACACAGGGGAGCCAAAAGATAAAGCTGGCTCGTATGCTGCTCAAGGTATTGGGGCAACATTAATTGAATCAATTGATGGTGATTATTTTAATGTCGTCGGTTTACCTATTTCTTTATTATCGGACATCCTTGAAGAAGAATTTAATATCTCTGTAATATAA
- a CDS encoding heparinase II/III domain-containing protein, with protein MHLTDIIEALRSGSAQKCELFPEGSSRWAEIRTAAYFKPQLDAVRQEANRLLQEPILQLPFSLYKLYDETGSRKEYEKEYFKHRLRLNTFAIMALADDDPRYLHALEDAIWAICDEYTWCLPAHHRGNLLRVIERERHERTTWDTWGPEPREHRQNVDLFAAETGFALAEITHLLDGRLAELVAYRARREIRERVLEPYAAPNQMFWWETCTNNWAAVCAGSVGAAAMYLIRDDAMLAPFVSRVLGTMDSYLRGFEDDGACTEGISYWTYGFGFFTYFAALLEQRTAGRINLLDGEKVKNIALFQQKCYLNENFTVSFSDASLSQSYIGGLTHFLKTRFDELEVPDSRYCAPFPYDNCNRWGHAIRCLVWTRPDFESLPQNDASYWLEDAEWLISRKTGPGGVVAFAAKGGHNDEPHNHNDVGTFILHIGGETLLTDTGAGEYTKAYFGPERYSILCNRSMGHSVPIVEGGEQQVGRAFAAEVRGCRISEEEDVLALDIAKAYGNGNLLSLVRTFRFAKTGHPRLTLTDEFRFAAKPTAIVERFVSFCEPEPIAPGEIRIRGSKRSVSIFYEADKLEFGFERAVHMDHGSRPRDLYLLDFTAKSTSERETFRFEFGED; from the coding sequence ATGCATTTGACGGATATTATCGAAGCTCTGCGGTCCGGAAGCGCGCAGAAATGCGAACTATTCCCCGAGGGGAGCTCAAGGTGGGCGGAGATCCGCACCGCCGCATATTTCAAGCCGCAGCTTGACGCGGTAAGACAGGAAGCTAATCGGCTGCTTCAGGAACCGATTTTGCAGCTTCCTTTTTCATTGTACAAGCTTTACGACGAAACGGGCTCCCGCAAGGAATACGAGAAGGAATATTTCAAGCACCGCCTGAGGCTCAATACGTTTGCGATTATGGCGCTGGCGGATGACGATCCGCGTTATTTGCATGCGCTCGAAGACGCGATTTGGGCGATTTGCGACGAATACACGTGGTGCTTGCCTGCCCATCATCGGGGTAACTTGCTTCGCGTTATCGAACGCGAGCGCCACGAGCGGACAACATGGGACACCTGGGGACCGGAGCCGCGCGAGCATAGGCAAAACGTCGACCTGTTCGCCGCGGAGACGGGTTTCGCTTTGGCGGAAATCACCCACCTGCTCGACGGCCGGCTCGCGGAACTGGTTGCGTACCGGGCGCGGCGGGAAATCCGCGAGCGGGTGCTGGAGCCGTACGCGGCGCCGAATCAGATGTTCTGGTGGGAGACATGCACGAACAATTGGGCTGCGGTATGCGCCGGGTCGGTAGGAGCCGCCGCGATGTACCTGATCCGCGACGATGCGATGCTGGCGCCTTTCGTTTCCCGCGTGCTGGGGACGATGGACAGCTACCTGAGAGGCTTCGAGGACGACGGTGCCTGCACCGAGGGCATCAGCTACTGGACGTACGGCTTCGGCTTCTTCACCTATTTTGCGGCGCTTCTCGAGCAGAGGACGGCGGGCCGGATCAACCTGCTTGACGGCGAAAAAGTGAAGAACATCGCGTTGTTCCAACAAAAATGCTACCTGAACGAAAACTTCACCGTCAGCTTTTCCGACGCATCGCTGAGCCAATCTTACATAGGCGGATTGACGCATTTTTTGAAAACGCGATTCGATGAGCTGGAGGTTCCGGACAGCCGGTACTGCGCCCCGTTTCCTTACGACAACTGCAACCGTTGGGGACATGCGATCCGCTGCCTCGTGTGGACGCGGCCGGATTTCGAAAGCCTGCCGCAGAACGACGCTTCTTATTGGCTGGAGGATGCGGAGTGGCTCATCTCACGTAAAACCGGGCCCGGCGGCGTTGTAGCTTTTGCCGCAAAAGGCGGGCATAATGACGAGCCGCATAACCATAACGACGTCGGTACGTTCATTTTGCATATCGGCGGGGAGACGCTGCTCACCGATACCGGTGCCGGCGAATATACGAAAGCTTATTTCGGCCCGGAGCGTTATTCGATTTTGTGCAACCGCTCGATGGGGCATTCCGTGCCGATTGTCGAAGGCGGCGAGCAGCAGGTAGGCCGCGCGTTTGCGGCGGAGGTGCGGGGCTGCCGGATCTCCGAAGAGGAGGACGTACTTGCCCTGGACATCGCCAAAGCGTACGGCAACGGCAATCTGCTGTCGCTCGTCCGCACGTTCCGTTTTGCGAAAACGGGACATCCGCGGCTGACGTTGACGGACGAGTTCCGGTTCGCCGCAAAACCGACTGCGATCGTCGAGCGGTTCGTCTCGTTTTGCGAGCCGGAGCCCATCGCGCCGGGAGAGATTCGGATTCGCGGGTCCAAACGCAGCGTCTCGATCTTCTACGAAGCGGACAAGCTGGAATTCGGCTTTGAACGGGCTGTCCATATGGACCACGGGTCACGGCCCCGGGATTTATATTTGCTCGATTTTACCGCTAAAAGCACGTCCGAACGGGAAACGTTCCGCTTCGAATTCGGGGAGGATTGA
- the murC gene encoding UDP-N-acetylmuramate--L-alanine ligase, with translation MNTSEHVHFIGIGGYGMSAIAKVLLEMGYQVSGSDLAQQELTDKLKAKGAQVYIGHEAEHVKGADLVVYSTALPKDNVEMQAAEELNIPILHRSQMLARLMNSKKGIAVAGAHGKTTTSSMIALVLEQCAKDPTFIIGGEIMNVGSNAKAGKGDYVVAEADESDGSFLQYRPLLALVNNIEADHLENYDGSFENLKKAYAQFLSQVKEDGKAIVCYDDPHLREMIPNIKSEVITYGIDTEADFVARDIRLGDRKVQFKVYRQGTLLGEIRLSVPGRHNVYNALATLITCLETGLAFEQIAEAIQDFSGAKRRFQVLGEVDDILVIDDYAHHPTEIEATISAAKATGKRIIAVFQPQRYTRTYFLFDQFSRAFPEADEVIITDIYSPAGEKQIEGISSAGLVELIKQNSNRNVRYIPSKEEVQAYLLDRVASGDLVLTMGAGDIWKAADGLAKSLRARHGA, from the coding sequence GTGAATACATCGGAGCATGTGCATTTTATAGGCATCGGCGGCTACGGTATGAGCGCTATAGCCAAGGTGCTTCTTGAAATGGGATACCAAGTATCGGGCTCGGACCTGGCACAGCAGGAGCTGACCGACAAGCTGAAAGCCAAAGGGGCGCAAGTCTACATCGGCCATGAAGCGGAACATGTGAAGGGAGCGGACCTCGTCGTTTATTCCACGGCGCTGCCAAAAGATAACGTCGAAATGCAGGCCGCCGAAGAGCTGAACATCCCGATTTTGCACCGTTCGCAAATGCTCGCCCGGCTTATGAATTCGAAAAAAGGAATCGCTGTCGCCGGGGCGCACGGCAAAACGACGACGTCTTCGATGATCGCTCTTGTGCTGGAGCAGTGCGCGAAAGATCCGACGTTCATTATCGGCGGAGAGATCATGAACGTCGGCAGCAACGCCAAGGCGGGCAAAGGCGACTATGTCGTCGCGGAGGCCGACGAAAGCGACGGCTCGTTTTTGCAGTACCGCCCGCTGCTCGCGCTGGTCAACAATATCGAAGCGGATCATCTGGAAAACTACGACGGCAGCTTTGAAAATTTGAAAAAAGCGTATGCGCAGTTTTTAAGCCAGGTGAAGGAAGACGGCAAAGCGATCGTATGCTACGACGACCCGCATTTGCGCGAAATGATTCCGAATATTAAAAGCGAAGTGATCACGTACGGGATCGATACCGAGGCGGACTTTGTCGCGCGCGATATCCGTTTGGGTGACCGCAAGGTACAATTTAAGGTTTACCGGCAGGGGACCTTGCTTGGCGAAATCCGGCTGTCGGTTCCCGGACGTCACAACGTGTACAATGCGCTCGCTACGTTAATTACGTGCCTGGAAACGGGTCTTGCGTTCGAGCAGATCGCCGAAGCGATTCAGGACTTCAGCGGCGCGAAGCGGCGGTTCCAGGTGCTCGGCGAAGTCGACGACATTCTCGTCATCGACGATTACGCACACCATCCGACGGAAATCGAAGCGACGATCAGCGCCGCCAAGGCGACCGGAAAGCGCATCATCGCGGTGTTCCAGCCGCAGCGTTATACGCGCACGTATTTCCTGTTCGATCAGTTCAGCCGCGCTTTCCCGGAAGCGGACGAGGTCATCATCACCGACATTTATTCTCCCGCAGGGGAAAAACAAATCGAGGGGATCAGTTCCGCGGGGCTCGTCGAGCTGATCAAGCAAAACAGCAACCGGAACGTCCGCTACATTCCGAGCAAAGAAGAGGTCCAGGCTTATTTGCTGGACCGCGTAGCGAGCGGCGACCTCGTGCTGACGATGGGAGCCGGAGACATTTGGAAAGCGGCCGACGGGCTGGCTAAATCGCTTCGCGCAAGGCACGGCGCGTAA
- a CDS encoding glycine--tRNA ligase yields MSENKATQAVTMDQIVAVAKHRGFIFPGSEIYGGLANTWDYGPLGVELKNNIKRAWWKKFIQQSPYNVGLDAAILMNPQAWVASGHVGNFNDPMIDCKQCKARHRADKLIENALQDKGIEMVVDGLSFDQMMELIREHHIVCPDCGAFDYTDIRQFNLMFKTFQGVTESSANTVYLRPETAQGIFVNFKNVQRTMRKKLPFGIGQIGKSFRNEITPGNFTFRTREFEQMELEFFCKPCEDLQWFEYWRGFCRDWLLQLGIKEASIRLRDHSEDELSHYSNATTDIEYRFPFGWGELWGIADRTDYDLKQHMEHSGENFQYHDQETGEKYIPYCIEPSLGADRVTLAFLIDAYEEQQLEGDDSRSVLHFHPALAPYKAAVFPLSKKLAEPAQAIFSELAKHFMVDYDDSGSIGKRYRRHDEIGTPFCITYDFDSETDGCVTVRDRDTMEQQRLPIAELKAFIESKLEW; encoded by the coding sequence ATGTCTGAAAACAAAGCAACACAAGCCGTTACGATGGATCAAATCGTAGCGGTCGCGAAGCACCGCGGCTTTATTTTTCCCGGCTCGGAAATTTACGGCGGTCTCGCCAACACGTGGGATTACGGCCCGCTCGGCGTCGAGCTGAAAAACAACATCAAGCGTGCCTGGTGGAAAAAGTTCATCCAGCAGTCGCCTTACAACGTCGGTCTCGACGCGGCGATTTTAATGAACCCGCAGGCATGGGTCGCTTCCGGCCACGTCGGCAACTTCAACGACCCGATGATCGACTGCAAGCAGTGCAAAGCCCGTCACCGCGCGGATAAGCTGATCGAAAACGCGCTTCAGGACAAAGGCATCGAGATGGTCGTCGACGGTCTGTCCTTCGATCAAATGATGGAGCTGATCCGCGAGCATCACATCGTATGCCCGGATTGCGGCGCTTTCGACTACACCGACATCCGTCAATTCAATCTGATGTTCAAGACGTTCCAGGGCGTCACCGAGTCGTCCGCAAACACCGTATACCTCCGTCCGGAAACGGCGCAGGGCATTTTCGTCAACTTCAAAAACGTGCAGCGCACGATGCGCAAAAAGCTGCCGTTCGGCATCGGCCAAATCGGTAAAAGCTTCCGCAACGAGATAACGCCGGGCAACTTCACGTTCCGCACGCGCGAGTTCGAGCAGATGGAGCTGGAATTTTTCTGCAAGCCGTGCGAAGACCTGCAGTGGTTCGAATATTGGCGCGGCTTCTGCCGCGACTGGCTGCTCCAGCTCGGCATCAAGGAGGCGAGCATCCGCCTGCGCGACCATTCCGAGGACGAGCTGTCCCACTATTCGAACGCGACGACCGATATCGAATACCGGTTCCCGTTCGGCTGGGGCGAGCTTTGGGGCATCGCCGACCGCACCGACTACGACCTGAAGCAGCACATGGAGCACAGCGGCGAAAACTTCCAATACCACGACCAGGAAACCGGTGAAAAGTACATCCCTTACTGCATCGAGCCTTCCCTCGGCGCCGACCGCGTGACGCTGGCGTTCCTCATCGATGCTTACGAGGAGCAGCAGCTTGAAGGCGATGACAGCCGCAGCGTGCTGCACTTCCACCCTGCTCTCGCGCCGTACAAGGCAGCCGTGTTCCCGCTTTCGAAAAAGCTGGCCGAACCGGCGCAGGCGATTTTCAGCGAGCTGGCGAAGCATTTCATGGTCGACTACGACGACTCCGGCTCAATCGGCAAACGGTACCGCCGCCACGACGAGATCGGCACGCCGTTTTGCATCACGTACGACTTCGACTCCGAAACCGACGGCTGCGTGACCGTGCGCGACCGCGACACGATGGAGCAGCAGCGTCTGCCTATCGCCGAGCTCAAGGCGTTTATCGAATCGAAGCTGGAGTGGTAA
- a CDS encoding Maf family protein yields the protein MPHSIHNEVKPKTLILASSSPRRQKLIRAFRLPYEIIVSDVDETVSENLAPAQVVEELSMRKARAVADKIEGRGRRPGIVVGSDTIVVLGGQILGKPKDEADAQRTLQALQGREHLVYSGVACIDLETGSAKASHSVTRVHMAPLSDRQIRRYIETGEPMDKAGGYDSTMVLNDFVIAVKSFVKQCNQLRKVG from the coding sequence ATGCCGCACTCCATACATAATGAGGTAAAGCCAAAAACGTTAATACTCGCTTCCTCATCGCCGCGGCGCCAGAAATTGATCCGCGCGTTTAGGCTTCCTTACGAGATTATCGTCAGCGACGTCGACGAGACCGTAAGCGAAAACCTTGCTCCGGCTCAGGTGGTCGAAGAGCTGTCAATGCGCAAAGCCCGCGCCGTTGCGGACAAAATAGAAGGCCGCGGCAGGCGGCCGGGCATCGTAGTCGGCTCCGATACGATCGTCGTGCTCGGCGGCCAAATTCTCGGCAAGCCGAAGGACGAAGCCGACGCACAGCGCACCCTTCAAGCGCTGCAAGGCCGCGAACATCTTGTTTACAGCGGCGTTGCCTGCATCGACCTGGAAACCGGCTCGGCGAAGGCGAGTCACAGCGTCACGCGGGTACACATGGCCCCGCTTTCCGACCGGCAAATCCGCCGCTACATCGAAACCGGCGAGCCGATGGACAAAGCCGGTGGATACGACAGCACAATGGTACTTAACGATTTTGTCATTGCTGTAAAATCTTTTGTTAAACAATGTAATCAATTACGCAAGGTGGGATAA